One Streptomyces sp. NBC_01237 genomic region harbors:
- a CDS encoding ornithine carbamoyltransferase, whose translation MTGRAHPTPRRQTDPEDTVQDSSVRHLISIDDLTDQDIDTIVADGCAFASDGVRGERPLTDEVVGVYFSKTSTRTRTAFSSGALRLGASLLTYGPGDLQLNTGETSEDTGAVLSRMLDVLVARTAGDPAEMRAWARQDRMSVINAMSADEHPTQALTDLTTLRMTFGRLTGLRVLYVGEGNNSAAALALALTRFEGTELELRTPPGYGLDPATLRRAERNAGVSGARIRERHDMADLPEGFDAIYTTRWQTTGTAKADPDWRTVFAPFQVSEALWDTSPKAVFLHDLPAHRGDEVTGGVLDGPRSIAFEQAENKMHSAMAVLKWCRAGASGTPAASTGAAQRG comes from the coding sequence ATGACAGGACGAGCACACCCGACCCCGCGCCGGCAGACCGATCCGGAGGACACCGTGCAGGACTCATCCGTACGCCACCTGATATCCATCGACGACCTCACCGACCAGGACATCGACACCATCGTCGCCGACGGCTGCGCGTTCGCCTCCGACGGCGTCCGCGGCGAACGGCCGCTGACCGACGAGGTGGTGGGCGTCTACTTCAGCAAGACGTCCACCCGGACCCGTACCGCGTTCTCCAGCGGCGCGCTGCGGCTCGGCGCCTCGCTGCTCACCTACGGGCCCGGCGACCTCCAGCTCAACACCGGGGAGACCAGCGAGGACACCGGGGCCGTGCTGTCCCGGATGCTCGATGTGCTGGTCGCCCGGACCGCGGGCGACCCGGCGGAGATGCGGGCCTGGGCCCGGCAGGACCGCATGTCCGTCATCAACGCGATGAGCGCCGACGAACACCCCACCCAGGCGCTCACCGACCTCACCACGCTCCGGATGACGTTCGGCCGCCTCACCGGCCTGCGCGTCCTGTACGTCGGCGAGGGCAACAACTCCGCCGCCGCCCTGGCCCTCGCGCTCACCCGCTTCGAGGGCACCGAGCTGGAGCTGCGCACCCCGCCCGGCTACGGGCTCGACCCGGCGACGCTCCGACGGGCCGAGCGGAACGCGGGCGTCTCGGGCGCGCGCATCCGCGAACGCCACGACATGGCGGACCTGCCCGAAGGGTTCGACGCCATCTACACCACCCGCTGGCAGACCACCGGCACGGCGAAGGCCGATCCCGACTGGCGCACGGTCTTCGCCCCCTTCCAGGTGTCCGAAGCGCTCTGGGACACCAGCCCCAAGGCGGTCTTCCTGCACGACCTGCCCGCGCACCGGGGCGACGAGGTCACCGGCGGGGTGCTGGACGGGCCCCGGAGCATCGCCTTCGAGCAGGCCGAGAACAAGATGCACAGCGCGATGGCGGTACTGAAGTGGTGCCGCGCGGGGGCCTCGGGCACCCCGGCGGCCTCCACGGGCGCCGCGCAGCGCGGATGA
- a CDS encoding MFS transporter has product MSITGEAAPPVADAAGPSPVPLRRNRDFLLLWSGAGLTLLGSRASSVAYPLLLLWSTGSASAAAVAGFAAQLPQLLIQLPAGALVDRWDRKRMMILCSAGCALSAVGVVVAVALGRVWLPHLAAAAFVEGTLMVCYRLAERAGVRHVVPASQLTAALAGNEARGRAAGLIGQPAGSVAFAAVRWSPFLLAGVAHLLSLAAVLLIRKPFQQPRRSAARRRIGPEIAEGVRWLWQRRFLRRITLLISGSNVVFQALALLPAFVLYEDGLSAGTVGVIAAISGAGGACGALTGGWTTRRLGLPVLVCAALAAWALLVPALALTRSPVVLGALFAGMSFVGGVVNVAGGIYQVEITPDPLQGRVNSVLQLFGSGANSLGVLAGGLLLDAFGAAVTAAALGAVMALLALTAALSKLSRLHRLTHASPAPSTTPSDTPPDAPSDKQGETA; this is encoded by the coding sequence ATGAGCATCACCGGCGAAGCGGCGCCGCCGGTGGCGGACGCGGCGGGACCCTCCCCGGTCCCGCTGCGCCGCAACCGCGACTTCCTGCTGCTGTGGAGCGGCGCGGGGCTCACCCTCCTCGGCTCCCGCGCCTCCTCCGTGGCCTACCCGCTGCTGCTGCTCTGGTCCACCGGATCGGCGTCGGCGGCGGCCGTGGCGGGGTTCGCCGCGCAACTGCCGCAGCTGCTCATCCAGTTGCCGGCCGGTGCGCTGGTGGACCGCTGGGACCGCAAACGGATGATGATCCTGTGCAGCGCGGGGTGCGCCCTGAGCGCGGTCGGTGTCGTCGTCGCGGTGGCCCTCGGGCGGGTGTGGCTGCCGCATCTGGCCGCCGCCGCGTTCGTCGAGGGCACCCTGATGGTCTGCTACCGGCTGGCCGAGCGGGCCGGCGTACGCCATGTGGTCCCGGCGTCGCAGCTGACGGCGGCGCTCGCCGGGAACGAGGCGCGGGGACGGGCCGCCGGGCTCATCGGGCAGCCCGCCGGAAGCGTCGCGTTCGCGGCGGTCAGGTGGTCGCCGTTCCTGCTGGCCGGAGTGGCGCACCTGCTCTCGCTGGCCGCGGTCCTGCTGATCAGGAAGCCGTTCCAGCAGCCCCGGAGGTCGGCCGCGCGGCGCAGGATCGGCCCCGAGATCGCCGAAGGGGTGCGGTGGCTGTGGCAGCGCCGCTTCCTGCGGCGGATCACGCTGCTGATCTCCGGCAGCAACGTGGTCTTCCAGGCGCTCGCGCTGCTGCCCGCCTTCGTCCTGTACGAGGACGGCCTCTCGGCCGGGACGGTGGGCGTGATCGCCGCGATCAGCGGGGCCGGCGGGGCCTGCGGGGCGCTCACCGGGGGCTGGACCACGCGCCGGCTCGGGCTGCCCGTGCTGGTCTGCGCGGCCCTGGCGGCCTGGGCCCTCCTGGTCCCGGCCCTGGCCCTGACCAGGTCCCCCGTCGTGCTCGGGGCGCTGTTCGCCGGGATGAGCTTCGTCGGCGGGGTGGTCAACGTCGCCGGGGGGATCTACCAGGTCGAGATCACGCCCGACCCGCTCCAGGGACGCGTCAACAGCGTGCTCCAGCTGTTCGGTTCGGGGGCCAACTCGCTCGGCGTCCTGGCCGGCGGGCTGCTCCTGGACGCCTTCGGCGCCGCGGTCACCGCCGCCGCCCTCGGCGCGGTGATGGCCCTGCTGGCGCTCACCGCCGCCCTGTCCAAGCTCTCCCGGCTCCACCGGCTCACTCACGCATCACCCGCACCATCCACCACACCGTCCGACACACCACCCGACGCACCGTCCGACAAACAAGGAGAAACCGCATGA
- a CDS encoding TauD/TfdA family dioxygenase, with protein sequence MNASTSWVPLVITPENAGVEASSAGLFEVVSDTSAISDQLVKEKALIFRGFGVTEDELEKIMNELLPNRLAYVHGNSPRTKVGKNVYTSTEYPQEFTISMHNEMSYAHQWPARLLFFCQQAAETGGATPVTDSALWLESLDPEVREAFRGGVRYQQNLHDGFGLGKSWQDTFETKDRAEVETFLGNTGATWEWKPDGSLRVSQVRPSTAIHPVTGAEVWFNQSDQWHPAGLGDDTAAALAAILPADELPQSVTFADGSPIPDDYVIQVRDRGLAAAQNCDWRTGDLMLIDNMLVSHGRRPFTGARRVLVAMSD encoded by the coding sequence ATGAACGCGTCCACCAGCTGGGTTCCGCTCGTCATCACTCCCGAGAACGCCGGGGTGGAGGCATCGAGCGCGGGTCTGTTCGAGGTGGTGAGCGACACCTCGGCCATCTCCGACCAGCTCGTCAAGGAGAAGGCCCTGATCTTCCGCGGCTTCGGTGTCACCGAGGACGAGCTCGAAAAGATCATGAACGAGCTGCTGCCCAACCGGCTGGCCTATGTGCACGGCAACTCGCCCCGTACGAAGGTCGGCAAGAACGTCTACACCTCCACGGAGTACCCGCAGGAGTTCACCATCTCGATGCACAACGAGATGTCGTACGCCCACCAGTGGCCGGCCCGGCTGCTGTTCTTCTGCCAGCAGGCCGCCGAGACCGGCGGGGCGACCCCGGTCACGGACTCCGCGCTGTGGCTGGAGTCCCTGGACCCCGAGGTCCGCGAGGCGTTCAGGGGCGGCGTGCGCTACCAGCAGAACCTCCATGACGGCTTCGGCCTCGGCAAGAGCTGGCAGGACACCTTCGAGACGAAGGACCGGGCCGAGGTCGAGACCTTCCTCGGCAACACCGGCGCCACCTGGGAGTGGAAGCCCGACGGCTCGCTGCGCGTCAGCCAGGTGCGCCCGTCCACCGCGATCCACCCGGTGACCGGCGCGGAGGTCTGGTTCAACCAGTCCGACCAGTGGCACCCGGCGGGCCTCGGCGACGACACCGCCGCCGCGCTGGCGGCGATCCTCCCGGCGGACGAGCTGCCCCAGTCGGTGACGTTCGCCGACGGCTCGCCGATCCCGGACGACTACGTCATCCAGGTCCGCGACCGGGGCCTGGCGGCGGCGCAGAACTGCGACTGGCGCACCGGTGACCTGATGCTCATCGACAACATGCTCGTGTCGCACGGCCGCCGCCCGTTCACGGGTGCGCGCCGCGTGCTCGTGGCGATGTCCGACTGA
- a CDS encoding 4'-phosphopantetheinyl transferase family protein: protein MSTTEREYRALWDSGGTHVWQGTTHGAPPGADLRLLSAAERTVMRRRPPAEGQRYAGAHIAVRRVLARYLEVPPAGIRFGTKPCPWCADPDHGRPVVIGPPTALDFNLSHAGPHWALAVTTSGQVGVDVEDGRSGNPAGAASLVMSPSELAHLDGLLDDGARQAAFLRCWTRKEAVVKAIGTGITADLKALEVRPEHPGPLVVHGGEPSGGDDWLVQDLPSERGLFVALARPAGSTGPVLLRDPHAPDAAARQPGSHSVLEPFRS, encoded by the coding sequence GTGAGCACCACCGAGCGCGAGTACCGCGCACTGTGGGACAGCGGCGGCACGCACGTCTGGCAGGGCACCACCCACGGTGCCCCGCCCGGCGCCGACCTGCGGCTCCTCTCCGCCGCCGAGCGCACGGTGATGCGCCGCAGACCGCCAGCCGAGGGGCAGCGGTACGCGGGCGCGCACATCGCCGTACGCCGGGTCCTGGCCCGGTACCTGGAGGTACCTCCGGCCGGAATCCGGTTCGGCACGAAGCCCTGTCCCTGGTGCGCGGACCCCGATCACGGCAGACCGGTCGTGATCGGGCCGCCCACCGCCCTCGACTTCAACCTCTCCCACGCGGGGCCGCACTGGGCCCTCGCGGTGACCACCTCGGGACAGGTCGGCGTCGATGTGGAGGACGGCAGGTCGGGAAACCCGGCCGGCGCCGCCTCCCTGGTCATGTCCCCATCCGAACTGGCCCATCTGGACGGCCTGCTGGACGACGGCGCACGACAGGCCGCCTTCCTGCGGTGCTGGACCCGCAAGGAGGCGGTTGTGAAGGCGATCGGCACCGGTATCACCGCGGACCTCAAGGCCCTGGAGGTCCGCCCCGAGCACCCGGGCCCCCTGGTCGTGCACGGCGGCGAACCGTCGGGCGGCGACGACTGGCTGGTCCAGGACCTGCCCAGCGAGCGCGGCCTGTTCGTGGCACTCGCCCGCCCGGCCGGCTCCACCGGACCGGTGCTCCTGCGCGATCCGCACGCCCCGGACGCCGCGGCCCGGCAGCCGGGCTCCCACTCCGTCCTCGAACCCTTCCGCTCCTGA
- a CDS encoding TauD/TfdA family dioxygenase: MTTSAITLPTGTDLPGHLPRVFLAPGPDTEVSAFITRNRPELRAALTERGAVLLRGFRVEGVDGFNGSVHALSGMPPLTYAERSSPRSTIKGQVYTSTDYPADEEIFLHNENSYQAVWPHALYFFCIEPAITLGATPLADIRKVYAAIDPDVREEFTRRRWRVVRNFHQDFGVPWQQAFNTDDRDAVAAYCRDKGIGVEFTEGGMRTTAIRDAVHSHPVTGEPVWFNHITFFHVSTLGADVREGLEEIFAPEDLPTNSYYGDGAPIPDDVVAHLRQCYRDASTRFDWERHDILVVDNMLAAHAREPFTGPRRIAVAMAEPSAG; the protein is encoded by the coding sequence ATGACGACATCAGCGATCACCCTGCCCACCGGCACCGACCTGCCCGGACATCTGCCCCGCGTCTTCCTGGCGCCCGGCCCCGACACCGAGGTCAGCGCCTTCATCACCCGCAACAGACCGGAGCTGCGCGCCGCCCTCACCGAGCGGGGAGCCGTGCTGCTGCGCGGCTTCCGGGTCGAGGGCGTGGACGGCTTCAACGGGTCCGTGCACGCCCTGTCCGGGATGCCGCCCCTGACGTACGCGGAGCGCTCCTCGCCGCGCAGCACCATCAAGGGGCAGGTGTACACCTCGACCGACTATCCGGCGGACGAGGAGATCTTCCTGCACAACGAGAACTCCTACCAGGCGGTCTGGCCCCACGCGCTGTACTTCTTCTGCATCGAGCCGGCGATCACCCTGGGCGCCACCCCGCTCGCGGACATCCGCAAGGTGTACGCGGCCATCGACCCGGACGTACGGGAGGAGTTCACCCGGCGCCGCTGGCGTGTGGTGCGCAACTTCCACCAGGACTTCGGGGTCCCGTGGCAGCAGGCGTTCAACACCGACGACCGGGACGCGGTCGCCGCGTACTGCCGTGACAAGGGCATCGGCGTGGAGTTCACCGAGGGCGGCATGCGGACCACCGCGATCCGCGACGCGGTGCACAGCCACCCGGTGACGGGCGAGCCGGTGTGGTTCAACCACATCACGTTCTTCCACGTCAGCACGCTGGGAGCGGACGTCAGGGAGGGCCTGGAGGAGATCTTCGCGCCCGAGGACCTGCCGACCAACTCGTACTACGGGGACGGCGCGCCGATCCCGGACGACGTGGTGGCGCATCTGCGCCAGTGCTACCGGGACGCCAGTACCCGGTTCGACTGGGAGCGCCACGACATCCTGGTGGTGGACAACATGCTCGCCGCGCACGCCCGCGAGCCGTTCACCGGTCCGCGCAGGATCGCGGTGGCGATGGCGGAGCCGTCCGCGGGCTGA
- a CDS encoding class I SAM-dependent methyltransferase, with translation MTSDTGVMLHEFLRSPLQVGAVAPSSRRLAAAVTAPVPEAGDPVVVELGPGTGAFTGMIQELLGGRGHHVAVEINPRLADSLRRRFPRVEVLTADASRLPRLLAECGHGTADVVISGLPWVSLPGHVQHETLCAVRDVLPVDGAFTTFGYVHAMRLAPARRFRRMLGVNFEEVVAGRTVWGNLPPAFVYHSRRPRDIKPIRRLYGPEGHGCTCVATGGTCVATGGTGHC, from the coding sequence TTGACGAGCGACACCGGGGTGATGCTCCATGAGTTTCTGCGGTCCCCCTTGCAGGTCGGCGCGGTGGCGCCGAGCTCGCGCAGGCTCGCTGCGGCGGTAACGGCCCCCGTACCCGAGGCCGGTGACCCCGTGGTCGTCGAACTCGGACCGGGTACCGGCGCGTTCACCGGAATGATCCAGGAGCTGCTGGGCGGCCGCGGTCACCACGTGGCCGTGGAGATCAACCCCCGGCTGGCCGACTCCCTGCGCAGACGCTTCCCACGGGTCGAGGTGCTCACCGCCGACGCCTCCCGGCTGCCGCGGCTGCTGGCCGAGTGCGGCCACGGCACGGCGGACGTCGTCATCAGCGGTCTGCCGTGGGTGTCGCTGCCCGGACATGTGCAGCACGAGACGCTGTGCGCCGTCCGCGATGTGCTTCCGGTGGACGGGGCGTTCACGACCTTCGGATACGTCCACGCGATGCGGCTCGCGCCGGCCAGGCGGTTCCGCCGGATGCTCGGCGTGAACTTCGAGGAGGTGGTGGCGGGCCGCACCGTGTGGGGCAACCTGCCGCCCGCGTTCGTCTACCACAGCAGGCGGCCGCGCGACATCAAGCCGATCCGCCGGCTGTACGGGCCGGAGGGGCACGGCTGCACATGCGTGGCCACGGGCGGCACATGCGTGGCCACGGGCGGCACGGGGCACTGCTGA
- a CDS encoding FtsX-like permease family protein, with the protein MLSLALQGMKTRWVTFVGSFIALALGVGLIATTGLALAATFSAPDRGPERFAQAPVVVQASDRLRVDTPIGIRTQPLDNPRPVPAKLAAELAGLGRTVQDRTFPVTVEDANLDGDVEATVGHPWSVAGSTPYRLSGGRTPSAPGEVVVTAGPGADVRTGDRIRVATPAGTGTRTVVGTVAAAGFETAVFFTDAEAARISPAIDAVVVHAAAGKVREVAGEKTGLTVLTGDDRRRADPDPDRDDEALVSVNALLGTAAAITGFVSVFVVASTFSFAVAQRRREFGLLRTAGATPNQVRRMVYAEAVVIGVLASAAGCWLGAAGAPRLASWMVDVKIAPHWFAIGDQTWPLHTAFWTGLFVAMAGVLVSSYRAGKVGPTEALRESAVDSRAMPVSRWLMATLVLLTGLGLLGMALVNDPGDVLKRKTYITQPMLLIVGFALFAPVLVRPLTRLLTWLPAQLPGATGVLARENAAAGVRRTAAVAAPVIITVALAASLMGTTATINEAKATEARNHTVADFVVVSEGEGRAIAPRFVQRTRNIEGATVSASRSTGVTVLEEGTALVKSEARAVTPAGLAAVSDLPVVAGRLTDLDDRSIVVNEEWLTTTVGQRVSVWLGDGRKVSLRVAAVLGTGTGSNGVYLTPRNAAGAGIDRIDVKVKDGADRAAVAAALREAGAATGTEVLTKSEWVDEHYPRSSENTRLGLLMILGIALVYTGIALANTLVMATSDRVRDLAVLRLSGATKAQVLRLVAVEALVVVAVGAVIGGAVAGLNLLGVWGALGLLDVWSAVVVPWGTVGAVVAASAVLATVSAVLPASFALRIRPVELAGMRE; encoded by the coding sequence GTGCTGAGCCTCGCACTGCAGGGCATGAAGACCCGCTGGGTCACCTTCGTCGGCTCCTTCATCGCGCTGGCCCTGGGCGTCGGGCTCATCGCGACCACCGGGCTCGCGCTCGCGGCCACCTTCAGCGCCCCCGACCGGGGCCCCGAACGGTTCGCCCAGGCCCCCGTCGTCGTCCAGGCGTCCGACCGGCTCCGCGTGGACACTCCGATCGGCATCCGTACCCAGCCGCTCGACAACCCCCGCCCGGTGCCCGCGAAGCTGGCCGCCGAACTGGCCGGACTCGGCCGCACGGTCCAGGACCGGACCTTCCCGGTCACCGTCGAGGACGCGAACCTGGACGGCGATGTCGAGGCGACGGTCGGCCACCCCTGGTCGGTCGCGGGCTCCACTCCGTACCGACTCTCCGGCGGACGCACCCCCTCGGCGCCCGGCGAGGTCGTCGTCACGGCCGGGCCCGGCGCCGATGTGCGGACCGGGGACCGGATCCGGGTCGCCACCCCGGCCGGCACCGGCACCAGGACCGTGGTCGGCACCGTGGCGGCCGCGGGCTTCGAGACCGCCGTGTTCTTCACCGACGCCGAGGCCGCCAGGATCTCCCCGGCCATCGACGCCGTGGTGGTGCACGCGGCCGCCGGCAAGGTACGGGAGGTGGCCGGCGAGAAGACCGGCCTGACCGTCCTCACCGGCGACGACCGGCGCCGCGCCGACCCCGACCCGGACCGTGACGACGAGGCCCTGGTCTCCGTCAACGCGCTGCTGGGCACCGCGGCGGCCATCACCGGCTTCGTCTCCGTCTTCGTCGTCGCCTCGACGTTCTCCTTCGCCGTGGCCCAGCGCAGGCGCGAGTTCGGCCTGCTGCGCACGGCGGGCGCGACCCCCAACCAGGTGCGCCGGATGGTGTACGCGGAAGCCGTCGTCATCGGCGTCCTGGCCTCGGCCGCGGGCTGCTGGCTGGGGGCCGCCGGAGCGCCGCGGCTGGCCTCCTGGATGGTCGATGTGAAGATCGCGCCGCACTGGTTCGCCATCGGTGACCAGACCTGGCCGCTGCACACCGCCTTCTGGACCGGACTGTTCGTGGCGATGGCCGGGGTACTGGTCTCCTCCTACCGGGCCGGGAAGGTCGGCCCCACCGAGGCGCTGCGCGAATCGGCCGTCGACAGCCGGGCGATGCCGGTGAGCCGCTGGCTGATGGCCACGCTCGTGCTGCTGACCGGACTGGGGCTGCTGGGCATGGCGCTGGTCAACGACCCCGGGGACGTACTCAAGCGCAAGACCTACATCACCCAGCCGATGCTGCTGATCGTCGGGTTCGCCCTGTTCGCCCCGGTCCTGGTGCGTCCGCTGACCCGGCTGCTGACCTGGCTGCCCGCCCAGCTGCCCGGCGCCACCGGCGTACTGGCCAGGGAGAACGCAGCCGCCGGAGTGCGCAGGACCGCGGCCGTGGCCGCCCCCGTCATCATCACCGTCGCCCTCGCCGCCTCGCTCATGGGGACGACGGCCACCATCAACGAGGCCAAGGCCACCGAGGCGCGCAACCACACCGTCGCCGACTTCGTCGTGGTCTCCGAGGGCGAAGGCCGGGCGATCGCGCCGCGGTTCGTCCAGCGCACCCGGAACATCGAGGGCGCCACGGTCAGCGCGTCGCGCTCCACCGGGGTGACCGTGCTCGAAGAGGGCACGGCGCTCGTCAAGTCCGAGGCAAGGGCGGTCACTCCGGCCGGTCTGGCCGCCGTGTCCGACCTGCCGGTGGTGGCGGGCCGGCTCACCGACCTCGACGACCGCAGCATCGTCGTCAACGAGGAGTGGCTGACCACGACCGTGGGGCAGCGGGTCTCCGTCTGGCTGGGCGACGGCCGCAAGGTCTCGCTCAGGGTCGCCGCCGTCCTCGGCACGGGCACCGGCAGCAACGGGGTGTATCTGACCCCCCGCAACGCCGCGGGCGCGGGCATCGACCGGATCGACGTCAAGGTGAAGGACGGCGCCGACCGGGCGGCCGTCGCCGCGGCCCTGCGCGAGGCGGGTGCGGCCACCGGGACCGAGGTGCTCACGAAGAGCGAATGGGTGGACGAGCACTACCCGCGCTCCAGCGAGAACACCCGGCTCGGCCTGCTGATGATCCTGGGCATCGCCCTCGTCTACACGGGCATCGCCCTGGCCAACACCCTGGTGATGGCCACCTCGGACCGGGTCCGTGACCTCGCGGTGCTCCGCCTCTCCGGCGCCACCAAGGCGCAGGTCCTGCGCCTGGTCGCGGTGGAGGCGCTGGTGGTGGTCGCGGTCGGGGCCGTGATCGGCGGTGCCGTCGCCGGGCTCAATCTGCTCGGGGTGTGGGGCGCGCTGGGACTGCTGGACGTGTGGTCGGCGGTCGTCGTGCCCTGGGGGACCGTCGGCGCGGTCGTCGCGGCCAGCGCCGTACTGGCCACCGTGTCCGCCGTCCTGCCCGCCTCCTTCGCACTGCGCATCCGGCCGGTCGAACTGGCCGGCATGCGCGAGTAG
- a CDS encoding ABC transporter ATP-binding protein: protein MNQAAVRLSSVTRSYGKDASAVTALDRVSLDIPQGTFTAIMGPSGSGKSTLLQCTAGLDRPTSGQVFLGDTDLTRLSEKKLTLLRRKRIGFVFQAFNLLPSLTAEQNVALPLRLAGRRPKRAQVLEVLEQVGLRERAGHRPSEMSGGQQQRVALARALVTRPEVLFGDEPTGALDSTTSREVLSMLRSMVDRGQTVIMVTHDPVAASYADRVLFLADGVVQDELYSPSAEQVAARMTKLAAVPC, encoded by the coding sequence ATGAATCAAGCAGCCGTCCGGCTCAGTTCGGTCACCCGGTCCTACGGCAAGGACGCCAGCGCGGTCACCGCGCTGGACCGGGTCAGCCTGGACATTCCCCAGGGCACCTTCACCGCCATCATGGGCCCGTCGGGCTCCGGCAAGTCGACTCTGCTCCAGTGCACCGCGGGACTGGACCGGCCCACCAGCGGCCAGGTGTTCCTGGGTGACACGGACCTGACCCGGCTCAGCGAGAAGAAGCTGACGCTGCTGCGCCGCAAGCGCATCGGGTTCGTCTTCCAGGCGTTCAACCTGCTGCCCTCGCTGACCGCCGAGCAGAACGTGGCGCTCCCGCTGCGACTGGCCGGGCGCCGTCCCAAGCGGGCCCAGGTGCTGGAGGTGCTGGAGCAGGTGGGGCTGCGCGAGCGGGCCGGGCACCGGCCCAGTGAGATGTCCGGCGGCCAGCAGCAGCGCGTGGCCCTGGCCCGCGCCCTGGTGACCCGCCCCGAGGTGCTCTTCGGGGACGAGCCGACCGGTGCCCTGGATTCCACCACCAGCCGGGAGGTGCTGTCCATGCTCCGCTCGATGGTGGACCGCGGCCAGACCGTGATCATGGTGACGCACGACCCGGTCGCCGCCTCCTACGCGGACCGGGTGCTGTTCCTCGCCGACGGCGTGGTGCAGGACGAGCTGTACTCGCCCTCCGCCGAGCAGGTCGCCGCGCGCATGACGAAGCTGGCGGCGGTCCCGTGCTGA
- a CDS encoding thioesterase II family protein → MAVIDAENGNQWFRTYRRAGKVRARMVCFPHAGGTATLFHRWPGRLPADVELLATQYPGRQERFAEPCVETMAELADRITDALEPVVTGARKLPVVLFGHSLGSAVAYEVARRLDERHGVVPARVIVSGRGAPHTERGGTLHTLDDERLIASARRLGDMASSVYDDPDLRPLLLPSLRGDFRLIESYRPRDTTPLRAPVTAVGGDRDPGCQVTELESWSSLTTAGFESRVFPGDHFYLVPKEAELLTFIGDRL, encoded by the coding sequence GTGGCGGTCATCGACGCCGAAAATGGGAACCAGTGGTTCCGGACGTACCGGAGGGCCGGGAAGGTCAGGGCCAGGATGGTCTGCTTCCCGCACGCGGGCGGCACGGCGACCCTGTTCCACCGCTGGCCGGGACGTCTGCCCGCCGATGTGGAACTGCTCGCCACCCAGTACCCCGGCAGGCAGGAGCGGTTCGCCGAACCCTGCGTCGAGACCATGGCCGAGCTGGCCGACCGCATCACCGACGCGCTGGAACCCGTGGTCACCGGCGCACGGAAGCTGCCGGTCGTCCTGTTCGGCCACAGCCTCGGCTCCGCGGTCGCCTACGAGGTCGCGCGCCGCCTCGACGAACGGCACGGCGTCGTCCCCGCCCGCGTCATCGTGTCGGGACGCGGCGCGCCGCACACCGAGCGCGGCGGCACCCTGCACACCCTGGACGACGAGCGGCTCATCGCCTCGGCACGGCGCCTGGGCGACATGGCCTCGTCCGTGTACGACGACCCCGATCTGCGCCCGCTGCTGCTGCCGTCCCTGCGGGGCGACTTCCGGCTGATCGAGTCCTACCGGCCCCGCGACACCACCCCGCTCCGGGCACCGGTCACCGCGGTGGGCGGGGACCGCGATCCGGGCTGCCAGGTCACGGAACTGGAATCCTGGTCATCGCTCACCACGGCCGGATTCGAGAGCCGGGTCTTCCCCGGCGACCACTTCTACTTGGTGCCGAAGGAGGCGGAACTGCTGACGTTCATCGGCGACCGCCTCTGA
- a CDS encoding DedA family protein, producing the protein MDWLQTQLSAVPVWLTLVIVFLLPTMEPVLPVLGMLLPSQTALVVSGVLAHHGTLPLAGALTVAVLGAVAGNVLGHLVGRVWGARIAAGLPARVTQSRKYRAALSAVSTYSGRAVLLGRFNVALRTMVPVMSGTVRVPWSRYLLWSVVGSLLWAPACVVMGLLAGSSWQQWGGSGVLAGASVLLLVTTSLPALLSLRRGGTVQRRSPMNVSSSASFGTK; encoded by the coding sequence GACGCTGGTGATCGTGTTCCTGCTACCCACGATGGAACCGGTGCTTCCGGTGTTGGGCATGCTGCTTCCTTCCCAGACCGCTCTGGTGGTGAGCGGGGTGCTCGCGCACCACGGCACGCTTCCGCTGGCCGGTGCGCTCACCGTCGCGGTGCTCGGTGCGGTGGCGGGCAATGTGCTCGGTCATCTCGTCGGACGGGTGTGGGGGGCCAGGATCGCCGCCGGGCTGCCCGCCCGGGTCACGCAATCGCGCAAGTACCGGGCCGCGTTGAGCGCGGTCAGTACGTACAGCGGCCGGGCGGTGCTGCTCGGGCGGTTCAATGTGGCGCTGCGCACGATGGTTCCGGTCATGAGCGGCACCGTGCGGGTGCCCTGGTCGCGGTATCTGCTGTGGTCGGTCGTGGGCAGCCTGCTGTGGGCCCCGGCGTGTGTGGTGATGGGGCTCCTGGCGGGCAGTTCGTGGCAGCAGTGGGGCGGCTCCGGCGTACTGGCCGGCGCCTCGGTGCTGCTGCTCGTCACCACCTCGCTCCCGGCGCTCCTGTCGCTGCGGCGCGGCGGGACGGTTCAGAGGCGGTCGCCGATGAACGTCAGCAGTTCCGCCTCCTTCGGCACCAAGTAG